A window from Podospora bellae-mahoneyi strain CBS 112042 chromosome 1 map unlocalized CBS112042p_1, whole genome shotgun sequence encodes these proteins:
- the ERB1 gene encoding Ribosome biogenesis protein erb1 (EggNog:ENOG503NU5U; BUSCO:EOG092612LP; COG:A) yields the protein MKSKPVEKKRKARDEESDSEADDELANGLFDGVLEASEDEEDYIPSDEIDDVDSESEVSEGSEDAEEEEGDDDALLSDDIPSDDEMGKLSKDAEELEITEPGVDPKPKHQEEEDRNYKVVKDANGGERYVYDEIDPVYDSDDSDAQGPVNTIGNIPLSFYDSYPHIGYDINGKKIMRPATGDALQSLLDTIEVPKGWTGLTDINTGNPLNLTQEELELVRRVQHGLVPDEGYDPYPDTVEWFSSKQETMPLSAAPEPKRRFLPSKNEAKQVMKLVRAIREGRILPYKPPEEREREEEEKEEVQFDLWQDEEPAAPNPMHIPAPKLPPPGYEMSYNPPEEYLPTKEEREEWEKTDPEDREKEFLPQKFNSLRKVPAWGTLVKERFERCMDLYLAPRVRKNRLNIDPNSLLPKLPSPAELKPFPTVVQTIFRGHEGTVRSVAIDPTGVALATGGSDGTVRVWELLTGRQVWSVKLSSEDPVYTVRWRPTKDAFVLAASAGEDVFLMVPPHSSVTPTLDQASRDVLAAGFGYATNGQQPATAPGKEPAGKWARPGTKLEDAGVLVRVTVRSAVKVITWHRRGDHFATVSPEGQRSSVAIHTLSKHLTQIPFRKLHGLAQTVVFHPLKPLFFVATMRTVRCYDLQKVELVKIVQPGAKWISSLDIHSGGDHLIVGSYDRRLLWHDLDLSNRPHKTMRFHPKAIRAVRFHKGGLPLFADASDDGTLQIFYGKVPNDQLESPTIVPVKQLKGHKVVNQVGVVDIDWHPREPWCVSAGADGTARLWM from the exons ATGAAGTCAAAACCGGTAGAAAAGAAGCGCAAGGCGAGGGACGAGGAATCCGACTCGGAGGCTGACGACGAGCTCGCAAATGGTCTTTTCGACGGTGTTTTGGAGGCCagcgaagatgaggaggactaCATTCCGTCCGACGAAATCGACGATGTCGACAGCGAAAGCGAGGTCAGCGAAGGTAGCGaggacgccgaggaggaggagggggatgacgaTGCGCTCTTGAGCGACGACATTCCGTCAGATGATGAAATGGGGAAGCTCAGCAAGGATGCTGAGGAACTTGAAATTACGGAACCGGGCGTTGACCCAAAGCCAAAGCaccaagaggaggaggaccgcAATTACAAAGTTGTGAAGGACGCCAATGGTGGAGAGAGATATGTCTACGA TGAAATCGACCCAGTCTACGATTCCGACGATTCAGATGCCCAAGGCCCCGTTAACACGATAGGAAACATCCCCCTCAGCTTCTACGACAGCTACCCACACATCGGCTACGACATCAATGGCAAGAAGATTATGCGCCCAGCCACTGGCGATGCGCTGCAAAGTCTTCTCGATACCATTGAGGTCCCCAAGGGCTGGACTGGTTTGACCGACATCAACACCGGAAACCCGCTCAATCTTACacaggaggagctggagctggtcCGTCGTGTCCAGCATGGTCTTGTTCCTGACGAGGGTTATGACCCCTATCCCGATACCGTCGAATGGTTTAGTTCTAAGCAAGAAACGATGC CCCTCAGCGCGGCCCCGGAACCCAAGAGGCGCTTCTTGCCATCCAAGAACGAGGCTAAGCAGGTGATGAAATTGGTCCGCGCCATTCGCGAAGGCAGAATCCTTCCTTACAAGCCTCCTGAGGAGCGTgaaagagaggaggaagagaaggaggaggttcaGTTCGATCTTTGGCAAGATGAGGAGCCAGCGGCACCAAATCCTATGCACATTCCTGCGCCTAAGCTCCCACCTCCTGGCTATGAAATGAGTTACAATCCTCCTGAGGAGTACTTGCC AACAAAGGAAGAACGCGAAGAGTGGGAGAAGACTGACCCTGAGGACCGCGAGAAGGAGTTCCTCCCTCAAAAGTTCAACTCTCTTCGCAAGGTACCTGCGTGGGGCACTTTGGTCAAGGAGAGATTCGAACGGTGCATGGACCTTTATCTTGCTCCCCGTGTGCGGAAAAACAGGCTCAACATTGACCCCAACTCGCTTCTTCCCAAGCTTCCTTCGCCTGCTGAGTTGAAGCCATTCCCTACCGTTGTCCAGACCATCTTCCGCGGCCACGAGGGCACGGTAAGAAGTGTCGCGATAGACCCT ACCGGTGTGGCTTTGGCTACAGGCGGCAGTGACGGCACTGTGCGCGTATGGGAGTTGTTGACCGGCCGGCAAGTATGGTCTGTGAAGTTGAGCAGTGAAGACCCAGTCTATACCGTCCGCTGGAGACCAACCAAGGATGCCTTTGTCCTTGCTGCTTCTGCGGGTGAGGATGTCTTCTTGATGGTTCCGCCACACTCGAGCGTCACGCCTACACTTGACCAGGCAAGCCGTGATGTTCTCGCTGCTGGCTTCGGCTACGCAACCAATGGTCAACAACCAGCCACAGCTCCCGGTAAGGAGCCTGCTGGCAAGTGGGCCAGACCTGGCACCAAGCTTGAAGACGCAGGTGTTCTTGTCAGGGTCACAGTCAGGTCCGCTGTCAAGGTCATTACCTGGCACAGAAGAGGCGATCACTTTGCGACAGTGTCCCCTGAGGGCCAGCGCAGCTCTGTGGCGATTCACACCTTGTCCAAGCACCTTACCCAGATTCCTTTCCGGAAACTCCACGGTCTTGCACAGACTGTGGTGTTCCACCCGCTGAAGCCACTCTTCTTCGTTGCGACGATGCGCACAGTGCGGTGCTATGATCTTCAGAAGGtggagctggtcaagattGTCCAGCCTGGTGCTAAATG GATCTCGTCACTTGACATTCACTCTGGCGGCGATCACTTGATTGTCGGCAGTTACGATAGGCGGTTGCTCTGGCACGACCTTGACTTGTCCAACCGGCCACACAAGACAATGAGATTCCATCCAAAGGCCATCCGTGCCGTGCGGTTCCACAAGGGCGGACTTCCGTTGTTCGCAGACGCCAGTGACGACGGCACGTTGCAGATCTTTTATGGCAAGGTGCCCAATGACCAGCTTGAAAGCCCTACAATCGTGCCAGTCAAGCAACTTAAGGGCCACAAGGTTGTCAACCAAGTGGGTGTCGTGGATATCGACTGGCACCCGAGAGAACCGTGGTGTGTGTCTGCCGGAGCGGATGGAACGGCGAGATTGTGGATGTAA
- a CDS encoding uncharacterized protein (EggNog:ENOG503P6N5; COG:S) gives MSTNTARKAGEQPKRRACDECRGRKLACSKEIDGCARCKREGIKCVYSPQKPMGRPRKRAHVKIDATENTETNAQKDKPNVVTAETAPALPALPANITPIPPFNPDDFALPEFDPTLAMDLDFSFLDMSNADLNFIDIIDPSTQFPPNQYLPTDPLPQHLNPLPPIEPINKTPVSEPPGQFFAFGTDLGQIDFNSSVCQQPPTSQAPEISQEDVTEIFSIPNNIPTIPDDCSVPSLSPGGSSSSSSSSPSADPHSNDPPTCSCLTSLYLAMESVKVLPKSISRAMRITRAASRTAHDSILCKVCSDVPLFNPDNPGTLAKPPMVSLQSLMMLGALLPSLSNAYMRILTMVDQEAAAADRERRKIVFTLSEYGGLWGTLAELEPYQCGAAEKLEGRVMEAGLWRLTVRALLKIDVYGVPDVECRDVRMLGLKDIIGMMEERSRRRHRLMDELVERGPTCLRIIDIAKRSMEELIIP, from the exons ATGAGCACAAACACTGCCCGCAAGGCCGGCGAACAGCCAAAGCGTCGTGCCTGCGACGAATGCC GAGGCCGAAAGCTCGCCTGTTCCAAAGAAATCGATGGATGCGCTCGATGCAAGCGCGAAGGCATCAAATGCGTCTACTCGCCTCAGAAACCCATGGGAAGGCCGAGAAAACGAGCACATGTTAAGATTGACGCCACTGAAAACACTGAAACCAATGCTCAGAAAGACAAGCCAAATGTCGTTACCGCAGAGACTGCACCAGCCCTCCCAGCCCTCCCGGCGAACATCACCCCTATTCCACCTTTCAACCCCGACGACTTTGCACTTCCAGAGTTCGACCCAACCCTCGCCATGGATCTcgacttctccttcctcgacatGAGCAACGCCGACCTCAACTTCATAGACATCATCGACCCCTCCACTCAATTCCCACCCAACCAGTACCTCCCCACcgaccccctcccacaaCACCTCAACCCATTACCCCCCATCGAGCCCATCAACAAAACCCCCGTATCCGAGCCCCCAGGACAGTTCTTCGCCTTCGGCACCGACCTCGGACAGATCGACTTCAATTCTTCCGtctgccaacaaccccctacCAGCCAAGCACCCGAGATCTCCCAAGAAGACGTCACCGAAATCttctccatccccaacaacatccccaccatccccgacGATTGTTCCGTCCCCAGTCTTTCCCCGGGAGGgagctcttcctcatcctcctcctcccccagcgcCGACCCTCATTCCAACGACCCCCCAACATGCAGCTGCCTAACCTCGCTGTACCTAGCAATGGAATCAGTAAAAGTCCTCCCCAAATCCATCTCCCGCGCCATGCGCATCACCCGAGCGGCCTCCCGAACAGCCCACGACTCCATCCTCTGCAAAGTCTGCAGCGACGTCCCCTTGTTCAACCCGGATAACCCGGGCACGTTGGCCAAGCCGCCGATGGTGTCGCTTCAGTCGCTCATGATGCTCGGGGCTCTGCTTCCATCCCTCTCGAACGCGTACATGAGGATATTGACAATGGTTGAtcaggaggctgctgctgctgacagGGAAAGGCGGAAGATTGTGTTTACGCTTTCCGAGTATGGGGGTCTGTGGGGGACGTTGGCCGAGCTGGAGCCTTACCAGTGcggggcggcggagaagctggagggaagggtgatggaggcggggttgtggaggttgaCGGTTAGGGCACTGCTCAAGATTGATGTTTATGGGGTGCCGGATGTGGAGTGTAGGGATGTgaggatgttggggttgaaggatattattgggatgatggaggagaggtcgaggaggaggcataGGTTGATGGATGAGTTGGTCGaacggggg CCGACTTGTTTGAGGATTATTGATATTGCTAAGAGGAGTATGGAGGAGTTAATTATTCCTTAG
- the ERV29 gene encoding ER-derived vesicles protein erv29 (COG:U; EggNog:ENOG503NVZT) codes for MAQLRGQGSYGIGAPAPFGGDIDQRVDQSPLDTIRQQTSKIEDLLDTVSEPIKPFLPAIGRFLIVVTFIEDALRIITQWSDQLLYLHDYRHIPSGLTHLFLIANVIVMAICSTLVIIRRHSEYAVCGLMGVVVTQALGYGLIFDLNFFLRNLSVMGGLLMVLSDSWVRKTKAFAGLPQLEEKDRKMYFQLAGRVLLIFLFIGFVFSGEWSVLRIIVSLLGLAACVMVVVGFKAKFSATLLVVILSVFNVIVNNFWTLHEHHPHKDFAKYDFFQILSIVGGLLLLVNSGPGQFSIDEKKKVY; via the exons ATGGCGCAGTTGCGAGGACAGGGCAGCTACGGCATCGGCGCGCCGGCGCCCTTTGGCGGAGACATCGATCAGAGGGTGGATCAGAGTCCTCTGGACACCATCCGCCAGCAAACCAGCAAGATTGAGGATCTTTTGGACACCGTCAGCGAGCCTATCAAGCC CTTCCTTCCCGCCATTGGCCGCTTCCTCATCGTCGTGACCTTTATCGAAGACGCTCTCAGAATAATAACACAATGGAGCGACCAGCTTCTTTACCTCCATGACTACCGTCACA TTCCCTCCGGTCTCACCCACCTTTTCCTGATCGCCAACGTTATCGTCATGGCCATCTGCTCAaccctcgtcatcatccgccgGCATTCCGAGTACGCCGTCTGCGGTCTTATGGGTGTAGTTGTCACGCAGGCTCTCGGGTACGGTCTCATCTTTGACCTCAACTTCTTCCTGCGTAACCTGTCGGTCATGGGTGGTCTCCTGATGGTTCTCTCCGACTCGTGGGTGCGCAAGACCAAGGCCTTTGCCGGACTTCCCCAGCTCGAAGAGAAGGACCGCAAGATGTACTTCCAGCTCGCCGGTCGTGTTCtgctcatcttcctcttcatcggcTTCGTTTTCTCTGGCGAGTGGTCCGTTCTCCGCATCATTGTCAGCTTGTTGGGCCTGGCCGCCTGcgtgatggttgttgttggtttcaAGGCCAAGTTCAGCGCCACCTTGTTGGTCGTCATTCTCAGCGTGTTCAACGTAATTGTGAACAACTTCTGGACT CTCCACgagcaccacccccacaaGGACTTCGCCAAGTACGATTTCTTCCAGATTCTCTCCATTGTCGGTGgtctcctcctgctggtCAACAGCGGTCCCGGCCAGTTCAGCAtcgacgagaagaagaaggtgtaCTAG
- a CDS encoding uncharacterized protein (EggNog:ENOG503P355; COG:S) — MVSLHTRSLLAAFSTTAMAQLTYLRTSSVVPTPTPTASDLSSTSTPLATRTIAVGLEGHAFTPKETTANVGDIIKFNFYPGGHRVSRAEFGFPCIPYEYVNGNTEGFWTGVFNPQAILNPPPSYEVRVNDTLPIFFYCAAPNSCTDWQMIGVINPNSTATFDAQLALASQAKLQLEPGEPFPTESAKNGPTTSPVPSGDNDNDNGGGGLAPGAIAGIAIGAAAVVVLAAVLLYLCGRRGGFDKAYRKSFAGAGRGNSMAEAASYNPKSPGGGGTVPGFGDGGVYGQFGQHGSPVVGGGGGYHAGMGSSPPGSAHPGYVSQQHTGFSEGSYGLGHRSAHASPQPGYLPPFGYTPPPPPPVPVPVQAPAELDSGGGQGVTGSPPPRYPEGDTWGRK; from the exons ATGGTTTCATTACATACTCGCAGCCTTTTGGCTGCGTTCTCAACCACAGCAATGGCTCAGTTGACCTATTTGAGAACATCATCAGTCGTCCCAACCCCGACACCAACAGCTTCCGATCTGTCTTCGACTTCAACCCCCTTAGCAACAAGAACAATAGCTGTCGGTCTTGAGGGGCACGCCTTTACACCAAAGGAAACAACTGCCAATGTTGGGGATATCATCA AGTTCAACTTCTACCCCGGCGGCCACCGCGTCTCCCGAGCAGAATTCGGCTTCCCGTGCATACCCTACGAATACGTGAACGGAAACACGGAAGGGTTCTGGACGGGGGTGTTTAATCCGCAGGCTATTCTCAATCCG CCCCCCTCCTACGAAGTCCGCGTGAACGACACCCTCCCCATATTCTTCTACTGCGCCGCTCCAAACTCTTGCACCGACTGGCAGATGATCGGAGTCATAAACCCGAACTCCACGGCCACGTTTGACGCCCAGCTTGCTTTGGCCAGTCAGGCTAAGCTCCAGTTGGAGCCGGGGGAGCCGTTTCCTACTGAGAGTGCTAAGAACGGTCCGACGACGAGTCCTGTTCCTAGTGGCGATaacgacaacgacaatgggggaggggggctggCGCCGGGAGCGATAGCGGGGATTGCGATTGGGGCTGCGGCGGTTGTGGTACTGGCGGCCGTGTTGCTGTACTtgtgtgggaggaggggtgggtttgatAAGGCTTATCGGAAGAGCTTTgctggggcggggagggggaataGTATGGCTGAGGCTGCTAGTTATAATCCGAAGAGTCCGGGGGGGGGTGGTACCGTTCCTgggtttggtgatgggggggtttATGGGCAGTTTGGACAACATGGGAGTCCGGTTgtcggtggagggggaggatacCATGCCGGGATGGGGAGCAGCCCGCCGGGGAGTGCGCACCCGGGGTATGTCAGCCAGCAGCATACGGGGTTTAGTGAGGGGAGTTATGGGCTTGGGCATCG TTCTGCGCATGCGAGTCCGCAGCCGGGGTATCTACCTCCTTTTGGATatacaccaccgccgccgccgccggtgccggtgccggtgcagGCGCCTGCTGAGTTGGATAGTGGCGGTGGCCAGGGGGTGACGGGGAGCCCGCCGCCGAGGTATCCTGAGGGGGATACTTGGGGGAGGAAGTAA
- the ALG6 gene encoding Glucosyltransferase-like protein (CAZy:GT57; BUSCO:EOG09260NZ8; EggNog:ENOG503NVFW; COG:E; COG:G), with the protein MTDCCQRHQKVPETRTWTSFLVEITTDSAIMAGHTPSPHKPRRKAKGAGGPSNLGHSISVESSGRAPSFPLAAFLWPARGSASQWEILPIILMVVGLFRWAASLWGYSGFQKPPMFGDYEAQRHWMEITTHLPITQWYFHDLQWWGLDYPPLTAYHSWLCGKIGSLIDPSWFALYKSRGVHDPNLKIFMRGTVIVSEYLIYIPAVVIFVRRFSRLSGVTSWSASISLAAILMQPGNILIDHIHFQYNTVMLGFVVASMSSMLAGRYLWSAVFFVAALGFKQMALYYAFPVFAFLLGSCFSPKINVLRFIRIALVTVIAFAILLLPFVLGAYKEWKQGIRSKPAPLPLFQGLAAYLDPKAFYYPIVEQLVQMVHRVFPFARGLFEDKVANFWCALNVVVKIKHLPAELLQRMSLIATLASIIPPNLILLLRPRKDLLPLAFATTAWGFFLFSYQVHEKSVLLPLAPMTLLLAGSQGLSKEIRAWVGFANILGCWTMFPLLQRVALRVPYAVLTLLWAYLLGLPPTSLSVYTLDGQASFKKIVTALIHGAFYLAMAMWHVLELNLQPPSDKPDLWVVANVGVGAAGFALCYLWCFSRLVLQSDILPQALAGKRSKAKTN; encoded by the exons ATGACAGATTGCTGTCAGCGGCACCAAAAAGTTCCAGAGACGCGCACTTGgacttcttttcttgttgaaATCACCACAGACTCGGCGATCATGGCAGGACACACGCCATCACCTCACAAGCCAAGGCGAAAGGCCAAAGGAGCTGGCGGGCCCAGCAACCTCGGCCACTCGATCTCTGTCGAATCCTCAGGACGCGCCCCGTCGTTCCCCCTCGCAGCTTTCTTGTGGCCCGCCAGGGGCTCTGCGTCGCAATGGGAGATACTCCCCATAATCTTGATGGTCGTTGGTCTTTTTAGGTGGGCGGCTAGTCTTTGGGGGTATTCTG GCTTCCAGAAACCACCCATGTTCGGCGACTACGAGGCACAGAGGCACTGGATGGAAATTACAACACACCTACCCATCACGCAATGGTACTTTCACGATTTGCAATGGTGGGGTCTCGATTACCCACCATTGACGGCCTACCACAGCTGGCTCTGCGGCAAGATCGGTTCGCTCATTGATCCTTCGTGGTTCGCCCTCTACAAGTCCCGCGGTGTACATGATCCGAACCTGAAGATATTCATGAGGGGGACTGTGATTGTGTCTGAATACCTGATCTACATCCCCgccgtcgtcatcttcgtccgTCGTTTCAGCAGGCTAAGCGGCGTTACGAGCTGGTCGGCTTCGATTTCtctcgccgccatcctcatgCAACCGGGGAACATCCTGATCGATCATATCCACTTTCAGTACAATACCGTTATGCTTGGATTTGTGGTGGCGAGCATGTCGAGCATGCTTGCTGGTCGATACTTGTGGTCTGCGGTTTTCTTCGTTGCTGCTCTTGGGTTCAAGCAGATGGCGCTCTACTACGCTTTCCCGGTGTTTGCATTCCTTCTTGGGAGCTGCTTTTCTCCCAAGATCAACGTGTTGCGGTTCATCAGGATTGCGCTAGTTACGGTTATTGCTTTCGCTATTCTGCTTTTGCCTTTCGTCCTCGGTGCCTACAAGGAGTGGAAGCAGGGCATTCGGTCAAAGCCAGCACCGCTACCATTGTTCCAGGGATTGGCAGCTTATCTTGACCCCAAGGCGTTTTACTACCCTATCGTGGAGCAGCTCGTTCAGATGGTCCACCGGGTCTTTCCCTTTGCCCGCGGTTTGTTTGAGGACAAGGTTGCCAACTTTTGGTGTGCTTTGAACGTGGTAGTCAAGATCAAGCATCTTCCGGCCGAGTTGCTTCAGCGCATGTCGTTGATTGCGACCCTCGCTTCCATCATTCCACCCAATCTGATCCTTCTGCTCCGGCCGAGAAAGgatctcctccctctggccTTCGCAACAACCGCTTGGGGTTTTTTCCTGTTCAGCTACCAGGTTCACGAAAAGAGCGTCTTGCTTCCGTTGGCACCAATGACACTATTGCTGGCGGGAAGCCAGGGACTGAGCAAGGAAATCAGGGCCTGGGTTGGTTTCGCCAACATTCTGGGCTGCTGGACCATGTTCCCTCTTTTGCAGAGGGTCGCCTTGCGCGTGCCATACGCTGTACTGACGCTGCTCTGGGCCTACCTTCTTGGATTACCGCCAACTTCGCTCAGCGTCTACACTCTGGACGGTCAAGCATCTTTCAAGAAGATCGTCACGGCTTTGATTCATGGAGCCTTCTACCTGGCCATGGCAATGTGGCATGTGCTCGAACTTAACTTACAGCCGCCTTCGGACAAGCCAGACTTGTGGGTTGTGGCTAACGTAGGTGTAGGAGCTGCTGGCTTCGCCCTGTGCTATCTATGGTGCTTTAGCAGACTGGTGTTGCAGAGTGACATTTTGCCCCAGGCCTTGGCGGGCAAGAGGAGCAAGGCCAAAACAAACTAG